One genomic segment of Naumovozyma castellii chromosome 9, complete genome includes these proteins:
- the NCAS0I03120 gene encoding SANT/Myb-like DNA-binding domain-containing protein (ancestral locus Anc_1.141), with product MHHKKLYHYSNKFQRQRTPNDRTKNGISTPTPKSTLPGKSNSQVTGIDTTVVPFPSATNPNEQVKTNKIIIKKRSRYNPNPNERSPGSLIRKQVFHIRPPNTGVASIEKVDSFNKTPAASSTVGSRYSGSANGETKHSRYDKHAKLHRSPSSSTSLLSSPSSSSSSSVSRYQPYIQHNILQRPLSRYNPNYSSPLSHTNNVHQMKLNRWKHQKMQPSGRYNSTASSSSKGTATSNSVNSLGSSLINSVKPAKRKGIDDETSHFKISIKKSNNNINILNESEKNEENKTYNLLDKRNITQNILPIRKIVTKNNFTTELTQEKRDNANANAERLLEENYEYIRDPAQLKTDISALKKSSPIKPYNSINKYPQSYIFPLNKIETRLWELRNKIPTKKPIQVTKIESLRDYSFFHKTLRQHATISRTSVVLKLMKLKNCGRIQKLRLNQKWLKFETEWEKDMKSFRGLTPEEEDVPDDTTELDESENDKFEEEDEFSSLTPRTSSRSSRINRADFVDDSELEDVLFQIDPDYRNHQLAADIPPLILSPVTRYAQKFQDTNNLITDKNRWASRIITDGIDTFTENESGLFLKGYLRYPKKFGKISKYMGGLRSCEECVQHYYKTKRKINYKSLIKKRNMKRGRGSKKSTRKNDGSEDSNSEYTLNESDMGASNADTDSLMTDATFDEEDSEHGL from the coding sequence AAAAACTCTACCATTACTCGAATAAATTTCAACGTCAACGAACACCTAATGATAGAACGAAGAACGGTATATCTACGCCTACACCAAAATCGACATTACCTGGAAAGTCAAATTCACAGGTAACAGGAATAGATACTACTGTTGTACCTTTTCCCTCTGCAACGAACCCTAATGAGCAAGTAAAAACtaataaaataatcatAAAGAAGAGATCACGTTATAATCCAAACCCTAATGAACGATCCCCAGGGAGTTTGATTAGAAAGCAAGTATTCCACATTAGACCACCAAATACTGGTGTAGCTTCAATAGAGAAGGTTGATTCTTTTAATAAGACACCTGCTGCTAGCAGCACTGTGGGATCCAGGTATTCAGGCTCAGCAAATGGAGAAACAAAGCATTCAAGATATGATAAACATGCAAAATTGCACAGAAGTCCAAGCTCCTCAACGTCACTTTTATCGtcaccatcttcttcatcatcatcatcggTATCAAGATATCAGCCATATATCCAACACAACATTTTACAAAGACCACTATCTAGATACAATCCAAACTACTCATCTCCCCTCTCGCATACAAACAACGTAcatcaaatgaaattaaatagATGGAAACACCAAAAAATGCAACCATCAGGCAGATATAATTCAACCGCGTCATCCTCGAGTAAAGGAACTGCCACATCTAATAGTGTAAATTCACTTGGTTCGAGCTTGATCAATTCTGTGAAACCGGCAAAAAGGAAGGGAATAGATGATGAAACGTCACATTTTAAGATTAGTATaaagaaatcaaataataatattaatatattgaatGAAAGTGAGAAGaacgaagaaaataaaacgTACAACCTTCTAGATAAACGGAATATTACCCAAAACATATTACcaattagaaaaattgtTACCAAGAACAATTTTACCACTGAATTAACTCAGGAAAAGAGAGACAATGCCAATGCCAATGCGGAAAGATTACTAGAAGAGAACTATGAATATATTAGGGATCCTGCACAGCTAAAGACAGATATATCTGCCTTAAAGAAAAGCAGCCCTATTAAACCATacaattcaataaataaatatccTCAAAGTTACATATTCCCTTTGAATAAGATAGAGACCAGACTTTGGgaattaagaaataaaattcCCACTAAGAAACCGATCCAAGTAACCAAAATAGAGTCATTAAGAGATTATTCCTTTTTCCATAAGACCTTAAGACAACATGCTACAATAAGTAGGACATCTgttgttttaaaattgatgaaactAAAGAACTGTGGTCGTATCCAGAAATTACGATTGAACCAAAAATGGCTAAAATTTGAAACCGAATGGGAAAAAGATATGAAGAGCTTTAGAGGGTTAACAccagaagaggaagatgtCCCCGATGATACAACAGAACTCGATGAatctgaaaatgataaatttgaagaggaagatgaatttAGTTCATTAACACCAAGAACCTCGTCAAGAAGTAGCCGTATTAACAGGGCTGATTTTGTCGATGATTCCGAATTGGAAGATGtgttgtttcaaattgatCCAGATTACAGGAACCATCAATTAGCGGCAGATATACCACCTTTGATATTATCTCCCGTTACAAGATACGCCcaaaaattccaagataCAAACAATTTAATTACGGATAAAAATCGCTGGGCGTCAAGAATCATTACGGATGGGATTGACACATTTACTGAAAATGAAAGTGGCTTATTTCTAAAGGGATATTTGAGGTATCCAAAGAAATTTGGGAAAATCTCCAAATACATGGGGGGGCTAAGATCGTGTGAAGAGTGTGTGCAACACTATTATAAaacaaagaggaaaatCAATTACAAATCTTTAATCAAGAAACGTAACATGAAGAGAGGGCGGGGAAGTAAGAAGAGTACCAGGAAGAATGACGGTTCGGAAGATAGCAATTCCGAGTATACTCTCAACGAATCCGACATGGGTGCCAGCAATGCAGACACGGACAGCCTGATGACGGACGCTACTTTCGACGAGGAAGATAGTGAACATGGACTTTAG